The following are from one region of the Tenacibaculum dicentrarchi genome:
- a CDS encoding BatD family protein, which produces MKLKLYISLLICFITFTVNAQESALKATVSKNKLGVNQRLRIEFTISQQGADNFTPPNFKNFKIVGGPSQSVSQSWINGKVSFKKSYTYIIQPKRKGEYNIPSATIEIDGEIVKSNTIKVIVLSAVEVPKNPNDPNYIAQQNIHLVAELSKSQPYVGEAIYVEYRLYFSENIGIYDHAVTKNPQYNGFWNQEIKRNETPVKIGEYNNERYRYAVMHKALLVPTKEGKLTIDPMKMDIVVAVPTGRADFFGNVITKQVRKEFYSAKKVVNAKPLPLENKPENFTGAVGEFSFNVALNKNNLKANESSQIKVNVSGKGNLKLFELPKIITPKELEIYQPERKESVSITASGLRGSVNDTYTVVPEYKGKYKIPKTNFSYFNPKEKKYKTITTNDLYVDVLEGKTLPTPKLNTENKQKVKITGNDFKYIQTSTSFESLKKSDFFKSILFYILLLLPILAIPISIFIQKKKEERDGDIIGNKLRKADKLAKKYLSEAVNKLGNKDAFYESLERALHNYLKAKLGIETTDINSEKITHLLEERQVESTTITSFIEVLQNCDLARYTPITNVQMKEEYENAKQIITQLDKQL; this is translated from the coding sequence ATGAAATTAAAACTATACATATCTTTATTAATCTGTTTTATAACATTTACTGTTAATGCACAAGAATCAGCATTAAAAGCAACAGTAAGTAAAAATAAATTAGGTGTTAATCAACGTTTACGTATCGAGTTTACTATTAGCCAACAAGGAGCTGATAACTTTACACCTCCTAACTTTAAAAATTTTAAAATTGTTGGAGGACCTAGTCAATCGGTTAGTCAATCTTGGATAAATGGTAAAGTATCCTTTAAAAAATCATATACATATATTATTCAACCAAAACGAAAGGGAGAATATAATATACCATCTGCAACAATAGAAATAGATGGGGAAATAGTAAAATCAAACACAATAAAAGTTATTGTATTAAGTGCCGTTGAAGTTCCTAAAAACCCTAACGACCCTAATTATATAGCACAACAAAATATACATTTAGTTGCCGAACTTTCTAAATCTCAACCTTATGTTGGTGAAGCTATTTATGTTGAATATCGATTGTATTTTAGTGAAAATATAGGTATTTATGACCATGCTGTTACCAAAAACCCACAATATAATGGATTTTGGAATCAAGAAATTAAAAGAAACGAAACACCTGTAAAAATAGGTGAATATAATAATGAACGCTATAGATATGCTGTAATGCATAAAGCTTTATTAGTACCTACAAAAGAAGGAAAATTAACTATAGACCCTATGAAAATGGATATTGTAGTAGCTGTTCCTACAGGTCGTGCTGATTTTTTTGGAAACGTAATTACAAAACAAGTTCGTAAAGAGTTTTATTCTGCAAAAAAAGTAGTAAACGCTAAACCTTTACCTCTTGAAAATAAACCTGAAAATTTTACGGGTGCAGTAGGTGAATTTAGTTTTAATGTTGCTTTAAATAAAAATAACTTAAAAGCCAATGAATCTTCTCAAATAAAAGTAAATGTTAGTGGTAAAGGAAATTTAAAATTATTTGAACTTCCTAAAATAATAACACCGAAAGAACTTGAAATTTATCAACCTGAAAGAAAAGAAAGTGTTAGTATTACCGCAAGCGGATTAAGAGGTTCTGTAAATGATACTTATACCGTAGTACCTGAATATAAAGGGAAATATAAAATTCCGAAAACAAATTTTTCTTATTTTAATCCGAAAGAAAAAAAATATAAAACAATTACTACCAATGATTTATATGTTGATGTTTTAGAAGGAAAAACCTTGCCTACTCCAAAATTAAACACAGAAAATAAACAAAAAGTAAAAATTACTGGAAATGATTTTAAATATATTCAAACTTCAACAAGTTTCGAATCTTTAAAAAAATCAGATTTTTTTAAATCTATACTTTTTTATATTTTATTATTGTTACCAATATTAGCCATTCCTATTAGTATTTTTATCCAAAAGAAAAAAGAAGAACGAGACGGAGATATTATTGGAAATAAATTACGAAAAGCAGATAAACTAGCTAAAAAATATTTATCAGAAGCTGTAAATAAATTAGGAAATAAAGACGCTTTTTATGAATCATTAGAAAGAGCTTTACATAATTATTTAAAAGCAAAACTAGGTATAGAAACAACTGATATCAATAGTGAAAAAATAACTCATTTACTAGAAGAAAGACAAGTTGAAAGTACAACAATAACAAGTTTTATTGAAGTATTACAAAATTGTGATTTAGCAAGATATACGCCAATTACAAACGTACAGATGAAAGAAGAATACGAAAATGCAAAACAAATAATCACTCAATTAGACAAGCAACTATAA
- a CDS encoding SulP family inorganic anion transporter, producing the protein MFKYIKNDLPASVVVFFVALPLCLGIALASGAPLFSGLIAGIIGGVVVGALSGSKIGVSGPAAGLAAIVLTAIGTLGGYENFLVAVVLGGIIQVVFGFLKAGIIGYYFPSSVIKGMLTGIGIIIILKQIPHFFGYDAEPEGADSFIEASGENTFSAILNIVDNINLGATIIGFIGLAILLLWSSVLSKKGKIFQIIQGPLVAVVAGIVYYFITQNTKYGINTTHLVSVPVPDSLDSFLGQFSFPNFSAITNPQVWVTAFTIALVASLETLLCVEASDKIDPDKNVTPTNRELLAQGTGNIISGLIGGLPITQVIVRSSANIQSGGKTKLATIIHGFLLLISVLLIPTLLNKIPLSVLAAILLVVGYNLAKPKVFKEIFQLGWKQWIPFTVTVIGIVFADLLVGIALGLTVGIVVILIKSFQNSHFLHIEDKSNGKHKIKMTLAEEVTFFNKGAILKELDSLPKETFLELDVRKTRYLDNDIIEILEDFAFKAKERNIDIQLISERGIVKNPPSYIEFFNLRTKKNTI; encoded by the coding sequence ATGTTCAAATATATTAAAAACGATTTACCAGCAAGTGTAGTCGTATTTTTCGTTGCATTACCTTTATGTTTAGGTATTGCCTTAGCTAGTGGAGCACCACTTTTTTCTGGATTAATTGCAGGAATTATAGGAGGGGTTGTAGTAGGAGCTTTAAGTGGCTCTAAAATTGGGGTTAGTGGTCCGGCAGCTGGTTTAGCTGCAATTGTTTTAACTGCTATTGGTACTTTAGGTGGCTATGAAAATTTTTTAGTTGCCGTAGTTTTAGGCGGTATTATTCAGGTAGTTTTTGGTTTTTTAAAAGCAGGGATTATTGGATATTATTTTCCTTCTTCAGTTATTAAGGGAATGTTAACAGGTATTGGTATTATTATTATTTTAAAACAAATCCCTCACTTTTTTGGCTACGATGCCGAACCTGAAGGTGCTGATAGTTTTATAGAAGCTTCTGGTGAAAATACCTTTTCTGCTATTTTAAATATTGTTGATAATATTAATCTAGGTGCTACAATCATTGGGTTTATTGGTTTAGCAATATTATTACTATGGAGTAGTGTTTTATCTAAAAAAGGAAAAATATTTCAAATAATACAAGGTCCTTTAGTAGCAGTTGTAGCAGGTATTGTGTATTATTTTATTACTCAAAACACTAAATATGGTATAAATACAACGCATTTAGTAAGCGTACCAGTGCCTGATAGTTTAGATTCTTTCTTAGGACAGTTTAGCTTTCCTAATTTTAGTGCTATTACAAACCCACAAGTTTGGGTTACTGCTTTTACTATTGCGTTAGTGGCTAGTTTAGAAACATTGTTATGTGTGGAAGCTTCAGATAAAATAGATCCTGATAAAAATGTAACACCAACAAATAGAGAATTATTAGCGCAAGGAACAGGAAATATCATTTCAGGACTTATTGGTGGTTTGCCAATTACACAGGTTATTGTAAGAAGCTCAGCAAATATTCAATCTGGAGGAAAAACAAAGTTAGCCACAATAATTCATGGATTTTTATTATTAATTTCAGTACTTTTAATTCCTACTTTATTAAATAAAATTCCACTATCTGTTTTAGCTGCAATTTTATTAGTTGTAGGATACAACTTAGCGAAACCTAAAGTATTTAAAGAAATATTTCAACTAGGATGGAAACAATGGATACCTTTTACAGTAACTGTAATAGGTATTGTATTTGCCGATTTATTAGTAGGTATCGCTCTAGGATTAACAGTAGGAATTGTAGTTATTTTAATTAAAAGTTTTCAAAATTCTCATTTTTTACATATTGAAGATAAAAGTAATGGTAAACATAAAATTAAAATGACACTTGCAGAAGAAGTTACTTTTTTTAACAAAGGAGCTATTTTAAAAGAACTAGACAGCTTACCTAAAGAAACTTTTTTAGAATTAGATGTTCGAAAAACACGATATTTAGATAATGATATCATCGAAATTTTAGAAGATTTTGCCTTTAAAGCAAAAGAAAGAAATATAGATATTCAATTAATATCAGAAAGAGGTATTGTAAAGAATCCGCCGAGTTATATTGAGTTTTTTAATTTAAGAACCAAAAAAAATACTATTTAA
- the rsmA gene encoding 16S rRNA (adenine(1518)-N(6)/adenine(1519)-N(6))-dimethyltransferase RsmA: MTVRAKKHLGQHFLTDEDIAKKIADALIGKGYDNVLEIGPGMGVLTKYLLERETKTTVMEIDYDSVAYLKDTFPLEHIKLDTTAKKFEIIEGDFLKKNLKEFFNEKQVAIIGNFPYNISTQIVFKAIEYREFVPEFAGMFQKEVAKRIAEKEGSKIYGIMSVLTQAFYDVEYLFTVAPTVFNPPPKVDSGVIRLTRKKDYSLPVDEKLFFRVVKTAFNQRRKMLRSSLKSFNISDTLKQDPIFTMRPEQLSVARFIELTDKIAKDNLDN, translated from the coding sequence ATGACAGTAAGAGCAAAAAAACACCTAGGACAACATTTTTTAACTGATGAAGATATCGCTAAAAAAATAGCCGATGCTTTAATTGGAAAAGGCTACGATAATGTATTAGAAATTGGTCCTGGAATGGGCGTGTTAACAAAATACTTATTAGAAAGAGAAACCAAAACAACGGTAATGGAAATCGATTACGATTCAGTTGCCTATTTAAAAGATACCTTTCCGTTAGAGCATATTAAATTAGATACTACTGCTAAAAAATTTGAAATTATTGAAGGTGATTTTTTAAAGAAAAATTTAAAAGAATTTTTTAATGAAAAACAAGTAGCTATTATTGGTAATTTTCCATACAATATTTCTACACAAATTGTATTTAAAGCCATTGAATACAGAGAATTTGTACCTGAATTTGCAGGAATGTTTCAAAAAGAAGTAGCCAAAAGAATCGCTGAAAAAGAGGGAAGTAAAATATACGGAATTATGTCTGTATTAACACAGGCTTTTTACGATGTAGAATACTTATTTACCGTAGCTCCTACTGTTTTTAATCCGCCACCAAAAGTAGATTCTGGTGTTATCAGATTAACTAGGAAAAAAGATTATAGCTTACCTGTTGATGAAAAATTATTTTTTAGAGTAGTAAAAACAGCCTTTAATCAACGACGAAAAATGCTGCGTTCTAGTTTAAAATCATTCAATATTTCTGATACTTTAAAACAAGATCCTATTTTTACCATGCGTCCTGAACAATTATCAGTAGCACGTTTTATCGAATTAACCGATAAAATAGCAAAAGACAATTTAGATAATTAA
- a CDS encoding tetratricopeptide repeat protein, giving the protein MKQIIILTLFFISSILLAQTTDELFANANTLYKEGKYTKAIKLYKQLEKTENVSSELYYNLANSYYKLNKIAPSIYNYEKAIQLNPLNEDAQNNLIIAKRLTLDRIEELPLTFLQRINKNLLQKFTYNTWAIFVILLSFLASVLFILYYFSYTPNKKRLFFITSTISFLLLIITLSITYLQYNQSKNNIEAIIFSEVVDVKNAPTKDADEIFTLHEGTKVKILDTVDTWNKIKLADGKIGWVITNSIKVLHNY; this is encoded by the coding sequence ATGAAACAAATTATTATACTTACATTGTTTTTTATATCAAGTATTTTATTGGCTCAAACTACTGATGAATTGTTTGCAAACGCAAATACATTATATAAAGAAGGGAAATACACAAAAGCTATTAAATTATATAAACAACTTGAAAAAACTGAAAATGTTTCATCAGAATTGTATTATAATTTAGCAAATAGCTATTATAAATTAAACAAAATAGCGCCTTCTATTTATAATTATGAAAAAGCAATTCAATTAAATCCATTAAATGAAGATGCTCAGAATAATTTAATCATCGCAAAACGCTTAACTTTAGATAGAATTGAAGAATTACCACTTACTTTTCTTCAAAGGATAAATAAAAATTTATTGCAAAAATTCACTTATAATACTTGGGCTATATTTGTAATTCTGCTTTCTTTTTTAGCTAGTGTTTTATTTATTTTGTACTATTTTTCATACACTCCGAACAAAAAAAGATTATTTTTTATAACTAGTACTATTTCCTTTTTATTATTAATTATCACTTTAAGTATTACTTATTTACAGTATAATCAATCAAAAAACAATATAGAGGCTATTATTTTTTCAGAAGTAGTTGATGTAAAAAATGCACCAACAAAAGATGCTGATGAAATTTTCACATTACATGAAGGTACAAAAGTAAAAATATTAGATACTGTTGATACTTGGAATAAAATTAAATTAGCTGATGGTAAAATAGGATGGGTTATAACAAACTCAATTAAGGTGTTACATAATTATTAG
- a CDS encoding tetratricopeptide repeat protein, with protein sequence MQLHAQQNEFIVAENYFRNNDYQKAVHLYKKLHNKSPYNTLYLKRLVTSYQETNQFLVADALLSERIKEKPNLVFLNIIKGYNFERQQKDIQANKEYQIALNSLDKKRNYGVTIARLFKEYNKLDFAIEAYTKIITNNPKANYGFQLAQLYGEKGNFKKMFDSYVSLVDKDEKYLNNVKRYTSKYIDENPENENNILFKKALLRKAVSNPKNCWNDLLSWLFITQKQYSKALIQQKALVARNPDYLNKIYQLGEISLENKDYETAKNCFDFIIEKTNYPTDKFKAINNNLKIAIRTKQANIPEKFQAIFSQYSISKNTLKIQITYANYLTFTENTPEKAIKILQKALTFANSKFEKAAIKLKLGEVLVYTNNFNKALIYFSQVQTQFKNHFLGQEARFKVAQTSYFKNDFTWAKAQLKILKSSATQLIANDAANLFLTITDNQPKDSISTGLKQYAKADLLAFQNKDTQAISILTNLITNYKGQPIQDEALFKQAGLFIKQQKYEAAIFNYNKIIALDKNGIYVDDVYYQMAELYRTKLNNPEKAKEYYQKIIFDHASSIYLIDARKQFRQLRTDQL encoded by the coding sequence GTGCAATTACATGCCCAACAAAATGAATTTATAGTCGCTGAAAATTATTTCAGAAATAACGACTACCAAAAAGCAGTACATCTTTATAAAAAGTTACACAATAAAAGCCCCTATAATACCCTCTATTTAAAAAGGCTTGTAACCAGTTATCAAGAAACAAATCAGTTTTTAGTTGCTGATGCTCTTTTATCTGAAAGAATAAAAGAAAAACCAAATTTGGTGTTTTTAAACATCATAAAAGGCTATAATTTTGAACGACAACAAAAAGATATTCAAGCAAATAAAGAATATCAAATCGCCTTAAATTCTTTAGATAAAAAAAGAAATTACGGAGTCACAATTGCCCGACTTTTTAAAGAATATAATAAGTTAGATTTTGCCATTGAAGCCTACACAAAAATTATAACAAATAATCCGAAAGCAAATTATGGCTTTCAACTTGCCCAACTTTATGGCGAAAAAGGGAATTTTAAAAAAATGTTCGATTCCTACGTTAGTTTAGTCGATAAAGATGAAAAATACTTAAATAATGTAAAGCGTTATACCAGTAAATATATTGATGAAAACCCTGAAAATGAAAACAATATATTATTCAAAAAAGCCTTGTTGCGAAAAGCGGTCAGTAATCCAAAAAATTGTTGGAACGACTTACTTTCTTGGTTATTTATTACGCAAAAACAGTATTCTAAAGCGCTAATTCAACAAAAAGCATTGGTAGCTAGAAACCCTGATTATTTAAATAAAATATATCAATTAGGCGAAATTTCGTTAGAAAACAAAGACTATGAAACCGCTAAAAATTGCTTTGATTTTATCATTGAAAAAACAAATTATCCGACCGATAAATTTAAGGCAATCAATAATAATTTAAAAATAGCAATTCGTACAAAACAAGCCAATATTCCTGAAAAATTTCAAGCTATTTTTAGTCAATACAGCATCAGTAAAAATACTTTGAAAATTCAAATAACCTATGCTAATTATTTAACGTTTACAGAAAACACACCTGAAAAAGCCATTAAAATTTTACAAAAGGCTTTAACTTTTGCCAATTCTAAATTTGAAAAAGCCGCTATAAAACTCAAACTTGGCGAAGTTTTAGTGTACACCAACAATTTTAACAAGGCTTTAATTTACTTTTCGCAAGTACAAACTCAATTTAAAAATCATTTTTTAGGGCAAGAAGCACGTTTTAAAGTAGCACAAACTTCTTATTTTAAAAACGATTTTACCTGGGCTAAAGCACAATTAAAAATTTTAAAAAGTTCAGCAACACAATTAATTGCCAACGATGCGGCAAATTTATTTTTAACAATTACCGATAATCAGCCTAAAGACAGCATTTCTACAGGCTTAAAACAATATGCAAAAGCCGATTTATTAGCATTTCAAAACAAAGATACACAGGCAATTAGTATTTTAACAAACCTTATTACAAACTACAAAGGGCAACCTATTCAAGACGAAGCCCTATTTAAACAGGCGGGACTTTTTATCAAACAGCAAAAATATGAAGCGGCTATTTTTAATTACAATAAAATAATTGCTTTAGATAAAAACGGCATTTATGTTGACGATGTATATTATCAAATGGCTGAATTATATCGCACGAAATTAAATAACCCTGAAAAGGCAAAAGAATACTATCAAAAGATTATTTTTGACCACGCTTCTAGCATCTATTTAATAGACGCTCGAAAGCAATTTAGACAACTAAGAACAGATCAATTATAA
- a CDS encoding bifunctional riboflavin kinase/FAD synthetase → MKIIHSIFDFKSTQKTIVTIGTFDGVHIGHQKIIRELVAEAKVSGKKSVLLTFFPHPRMVLQKDVTIKLINTIDERAVYLEKLGLDYLIIHPFSKEFSRLTALDFVRTILVNQFNTSKLIIGYDHHFGKNREGNIAQLTEYSHLYDFTVEEIPAQDIDQVSVSSTKIRRNLADGHLKTANKYLGTPFSLSGKIVKGKQIGRKIGFPTANIEIPESYKLIPKTGVYIVKATIENNNVFGMMNIGNRPTVNGKNQSIEVNFFNFKADLYHQNITVELLYFLRDEQKFNSLNDLVIQLEKDKYSSLEYLKK, encoded by the coding sequence TTGAAAATTATCCATTCCATTTTTGATTTTAAATCAACGCAAAAAACAATTGTAACTATTGGAACTTTTGATGGCGTACATATTGGACATCAAAAAATAATTAGAGAATTGGTTGCCGAAGCAAAAGTATCTGGTAAAAAATCGGTGCTTTTAACTTTTTTTCCGCATCCTAGAATGGTATTGCAAAAAGATGTTACTATTAAATTGATAAATACAATAGATGAACGTGCTGTATATCTTGAAAAATTAGGCTTAGACTATTTAATTATTCACCCTTTTAGCAAAGAATTTTCAAGACTTACCGCACTAGATTTTGTACGTACAATTTTGGTAAATCAATTTAATACTTCAAAATTAATTATTGGTTACGACCATCATTTTGGTAAAAATAGAGAAGGAAATATAGCACAATTAACCGAATATTCTCACTTATACGATTTTACCGTTGAAGAAATTCCAGCACAAGACATTGACCAAGTATCTGTTAGCTCTACCAAAATTAGAAGAAACCTAGCAGACGGGCACTTAAAAACAGCTAATAAGTATTTAGGAACTCCGTTTTCTTTATCAGGAAAAATAGTTAAAGGAAAACAAATAGGTAGAAAAATCGGATTTCCTACAGCAAATATTGAAATTCCTGAATCTTATAAATTAATTCCTAAAACAGGTGTATATATTGTAAAAGCAACTATTGAAAATAACAATGTTTTTGGAATGATGAACATTGGAAACAGACCAACAGTTAACGGAAAAAACCAAAGTATTGAAGTAAATTTCTTTAATTTTAAAGCCGATTTATATCATCAAAACATTACCGTAGAATTATTGTATTTTTTAAGAGATGAGCAAAAATTCAACTCTTTAAACGATTTGGTTATCCAGCTTGAAAAAGATAAATACTCTAGTTTAGAGTATCTAAAAAAATAA
- a CDS encoding helix-turn-helix domain-containing protein, whose product MVLCLKILRNKNGISSNDFYIDTGIHLARIEQGRTNITILTLEKICDYFNITMLDFFIMLEQI is encoded by the coding sequence ATGGTACTTTGTCTTAAAATTTTACGTAATAAAAATGGAATTAGTTCTAATGATTTTTATATTGATACAGGCATACATTTAGCTAGAATTGAACAAGGAAGAACTAATATAACAATACTCACTCTCGAAAAAATATGCGACTACTTCAATATTACTATGTTAGATTTTTTTATCATGCTAGAACAAATTTAG
- a CDS encoding carbonic anhydrase family protein, whose amino-acid sequence MPHRNKAITKDIQDKLTPMIVLQDFIEGNSRFIRDEVHTIDHKALITQTTDGQHPKAIVLSCIDSRVPVELIFDQTIGDVFVARVAGNFENTDILGSMEYSCKVAGSKLVFVLGHESCGAVKAACDHVELGNITPMLDNIQPAVKKSEQEVSGDHNSSNTEFVNKAIENNVLLTIERIREKSPILNEMEKNGEIKIVGGVYHISSGKVSML is encoded by the coding sequence ATGCCACACAGAAATAAAGCAATAACAAAAGATATACAAGACAAATTAACACCAATGATTGTGTTACAAGATTTTATTGAAGGAAACTCTCGTTTTATAAGAGATGAAGTACATACAATAGATCATAAAGCATTAATAACGCAAACAACTGATGGACAACATCCAAAGGCAATTGTGCTTTCATGTATCGATTCTAGAGTTCCTGTTGAATTAATTTTTGACCAAACTATTGGTGATGTTTTTGTTGCTCGTGTAGCAGGAAACTTTGAAAATACTGATATTTTAGGAAGTATGGAATACTCTTGTAAAGTTGCAGGAAGTAAATTAGTTTTTGTATTAGGACACGAAAGCTGTGGAGCTGTAAAAGCTGCCTGTGACCATGTAGAGCTTGGAAATATTACACCAATGTTAGATAATATTCAACCAGCTGTAAAAAAATCAGAACAAGAAGTTTCTGGAGACCATAATTCTTCTAATACTGAATTTGTTAATAAAGCAATTGAAAATAATGTATTATTAACTATTGAAAGAATTAGAGAAAAAAGTCCTATTTTAAATGAAATGGAAAAAAATGGAGAAATTAAAATTGTAGGAGGAGTTTACCATATTAGTAGCGGAAAAGTAAGTATGTTGTAA
- the serS gene encoding serine--tRNA ligase — protein MLQVQFIRDNKQIVLEGLAKRNFANAETIINQVLTFDETRRATQVSLDNVLAESNKISKEIGGFFKAGEIQKANLLKEKTGKLKEDSKQFTEDLNNISDKLQELLYQIPNIPHASVKAGKSEEDNEKIFSEGIIPDLGENALPHWELAKKYDIIDFELGNKITGAGFPVYKGKGARLQRALINYFLDKNTQAGYKEVQVPHLVNEASGIATGQLPDKEGQMYHSTVDDLYLIPTGEVPITNIHRNDLLKETDLPIKYTGYTPCFRREAGSYGAHVRGLNRLHQFDKVEIVRIEHPDNSYHVLSEMVEHIKDILRDLKLPYRILRLCGGDTGFTSALTFDFELYSTAQERWLEISSASNFETYQANRLKLRFKNKDGKSQLVHTLNGSSLALPRVLAGILENYQTADGIKIPDALVPYCGFDMID, from the coding sequence ATGTTACAGGTTCAGTTTATTAGAGACAACAAACAAATTGTTTTAGAGGGTTTAGCAAAACGTAATTTTGCCAATGCCGAAACAATTATTAATCAAGTATTAACTTTTGATGAAACTCGTAGAGCTACACAGGTTTCTTTAGATAATGTATTAGCTGAATCGAACAAAATATCCAAAGAAATTGGTGGTTTTTTTAAAGCAGGTGAAATTCAAAAAGCCAATTTATTAAAAGAAAAAACAGGAAAGTTAAAAGAAGATTCAAAACAATTTACAGAAGATTTAAATAACATTTCTGATAAATTACAAGAGTTATTATATCAAATCCCTAATATTCCTCACGCCTCTGTAAAAGCAGGAAAAAGTGAAGAAGACAACGAGAAAATTTTTAGTGAAGGAATTATTCCCGACTTAGGCGAAAACGCTTTACCTCATTGGGAATTAGCTAAAAAATATGATATTATCGATTTTGAATTAGGAAACAAAATTACAGGTGCAGGTTTTCCTGTTTATAAAGGAAAAGGAGCTCGTTTACAACGTGCTTTAATCAACTATTTTTTAGATAAAAATACCCAAGCTGGCTATAAAGAAGTTCAAGTTCCTCATTTAGTTAACGAAGCTTCAGGAATTGCAACAGGGCAATTACCAGATAAAGAAGGGCAAATGTATCATTCAACGGTAGATGATTTATATTTAATTCCAACGGGGGAAGTGCCAATTACAAATATCCACAGAAATGATTTACTAAAAGAAACCGATTTACCAATTAAATACACAGGTTATACGCCTTGTTTCCGTAGAGAAGCTGGTAGTTATGGCGCACATGTTCGTGGCTTAAATCGTTTACATCAGTTTGATAAAGTAGAAATTGTTCGCATCGAACACCCTGATAATTCGTACCATGTTTTAAGCGAAATGGTCGAACATATTAAAGATATTTTACGCGATTTAAAATTACCATATCGAATTTTACGTTTATGCGGTGGCGATACTGGTTTTACATCGGCATTAACTTTCGATTTCGAATTATATTCAACTGCTCAAGAGCGTTGGTTAGAAATTAGTTCGGCTTCAAATTTTGAAACATATCAGGCAAATCGTTTAAAATTACGTTTTAAAAATAAAGACGGAAAAAGTCAATTAGTGCATACTTTAAACGGAAGTTCTTTAGCTTTACCTAGAGTTTTAGCGGGTATTTTAGAAAATTATCAAACAGCTGACGGAATTAAAATCCCTGATGCCTTAGTTCCTTATTGTGGTTTTGATATGATCGATTAA
- a CDS encoding DUF4286 family protein, whose protein sequence is MYIYNVTINIDQSVHQEWLVWIENHIPEVLNTGHFLSAKLTQVLVEEEMGGTTYSVQYTAKTRENLDAYYNNHADELRAASFKKFGDKMLAFRTELQVINEFFPKVASN, encoded by the coding sequence ATGTATATCTATAATGTTACCATAAATATTGACCAAAGTGTACACCAAGAATGGTTAGTTTGGATTGAAAATCATATTCCTGAAGTTTTAAATACAGGACACTTTTTAAGCGCAAAATTAACCCAAGTTTTAGTAGAAGAAGAAATGGGAGGAACAACCTATTCTGTTCAATATACTGCAAAAACACGTGAAAATTTAGACGCTTATTATAACAATCATGCTGATGAACTTCGTGCGGCAAGTTTTAAGAAATTTGGCGATAAAATGTTAGCCTTTCGTACCGAATTACAAGTAATTAATGAATTTTTTCCTAAGGTAGCTAGTAATTAA